One window of Mus caroli chromosome 11, CAROLI_EIJ_v1.1, whole genome shotgun sequence genomic DNA carries:
- the Trim7 gene encoding E3 ubiquitin-protein ligase TRIM7 isoform X3, whose translation MATVGPRTGPNAGAEALALAAELQGEATCSICLEFFREPVSVECGHSFCRACIMRCWERPGAGTGTATRTLPCPLPCPQCREPARPSQLRPNRQLAAVASLLRRFSLPPTVPGERGTPAVPARAAAARCSQHGEQLKLYCQDDGRAICVVCDRAREHRSHAVLPLEEAVQEAKELLDSRLRALKKVLEDYEAFRSTEERESKELLTEADGSREREGRGGVPSAAGLPGGAGGSAFKPTGGAVPGSDTETE comes from the exons ATGGCGACTGTGGGGCCGCGGACCGGGCCGAACGCAGGAGCCGAGGCGCTGGCCCTGGCGGCAGAGCTCCAAGGCGAGGCGACGTGCTCTATCTGCCTAGAGTTTTTCCGGGAGCCGGTGTCAGTCGAATGCGGCCACAGCTTCTGCCGTGCCTGTATTATGCGCTGCTGGGAGCGTCCCGGAGCTGGGACCGGCACGGCGACCCGCACGCTGCCCTGCCCACTGCCCTGTCCTCAGTGCCGCGAGCCCGCGCGCCCCAGCCAGCTGCGACCCAATCGACAGCTGGCCGCGGTGGCCTCGCTCCTTCGGCGCTTCAGCCTGCCCCCCACCGTCCCCGGGGAGCGCGGGACTCCAGCGGTGCCTGCCCGGGCGGCGGCTGCGCGGTGCTCCCAACACGGAGAGCAACTTAAGCTCTACTGCCAAGACGACGGCCGCGCCATTTGCGTGGTGTGCGACCGCGCCCGCGAGCACCGTTCGCACGCCGTGCTGCCGCTGGAGGAGGCGGTGCAGGAGGCTAAG GAGTTGCTGGATTCCAGGCTGAGGGCCTTGAAGAAGGTACTGGAAGACTATGAAGCATTCCGGTcaacagaggagagggagagcaaaGAGCTACTA acagaagcagatggcagcagagaaagagaaggtaggGGCGGAGTTCCAAGCGCTGCGGGCCTTCCTGGTGGAGCAGGAGGGTCGGCTTTTAAGCCGACTGGAGGTGCTGTCCCGGGAAGTGACACAGAAACAGAATGA